A stretch of Schistocerca nitens isolate TAMUIC-IGC-003100 chromosome 6, iqSchNite1.1, whole genome shotgun sequence DNA encodes these proteins:
- the LOC126263427 gene encoding uncharacterized protein LOC126263427, producing the protein MYCQVSLHPDDRNFQRILWRESPSEPVQEYRLCTLTYGTTPAAFLATRCLQQLALENQNRFLMALQALMPSFYVDDFLGGSAMEAEAQELQIQLTQLLASGGFPLRKWCSNSHKVMEENHVLDRETSLPCHLTGEQAIKTLWILWYPGSDTFQCHVRQKSHRLSKVTKRNVLSTIASIYDLLGLLGPAVIRCKLLLQHLCQVSLDWDEILPSNLTDEWNALAYGACVYVRCVLPNNSVLVSLAADKSRVAPVKQQSLP; encoded by the exons ATGTATTGCCAAGTCTCTCTCCATCCTGATGATAGGAACTTTCAGAGAATTCTGTGGCGTGAATCACCGTCAGAACCAGTGCAAGAATATAGACTATGTACACTCACTTACGGAACCActcctgctgcctttcttgctACCAGATGTCTTCAACAGTTGGCTTTGGAAAATCAAAACAGGTTTCTAATGGCATTGCAAGCCCTGATGCCTAGcttttatgtggatgacttcttaGGTGGCTCAGCTATGGAAGCGGAAGCTCAGGAACTTCAAATTCAGCTGACTCAACTACTTGCTTCTGGGGGGTTTCCACTGAGGAAATGGTGTTCCAATAGTCACAAGGTCATGGAAGAAAATCATGTGCTGGACAGAGAAACGTCTTTGCCTTGTCATCTTACTGGTGAACAAGCCATAAAAACGTTATGGATATTATGGTACCCTGGCTCCGACACATTCCAGTGCCATGTGCGGCAGAAGAGTCATCGGCTCTCAAAGGTTACCAAACGCAATGTCCTCTCTACAATAGCATCAATCTATGACCTGCTGGGGCTTCTAGGTCCAGCAGTCATAAGATGTAAATTGTTGTTGCAGCACTTGTGCCAAGTAAGCCTTGATTGGGACGAAATTCTTCCATCCAACCTCACTGATGAATGGAATGCT TTGGCATATGGTGCTTGTGTATACGtcagatgtgttcttcccaatAACAGTGTGTTGGTCTCATTGGCTGCAGACAAATCTCGGGTTGCCCCTGTAAAACAACAGTCTCTTCCATGA